In candidate division KSB1 bacterium, one genomic interval encodes:
- a CDS encoding NAD-dependent epimerase/dehydratase family protein has protein sequence MNRKVLVTGATGFTGGYLCEGLVERGYKVRALSLPNQDTAKLEKLGVEVVFGDLTKKETLPPAVKDIEVVYHIAAVYREQNVPNRLFFDVNVGGTKNLLEASLSAGVRRFVHCSTVGVQGEIKNPPADETAPYNPGDVYQRSKVEGEKLALQFFKDHKDQIEGVVFRPVGIYGPGDMRFLKIFKFVNNGKFMMIGSGKVLYHLTFVKDLVDGIILCGEKQEAVGEIFTLGGNEYLTLNDFVKLLAEVLGVEPPKRRIPAWPVWTAGLICEILCYPFRIQPPIYRRRVDFFIKDRAFDISKAKRLLGYNPKVDLRTGLKLTADWYRSQNLL, from the coding sequence AGGTGCTACGGGTTTTACTGGTGGATATTTATGTGAAGGTTTGGTGGAACGCGGCTATAAGGTTAGAGCACTTTCATTGCCCAATCAGGATACTGCCAAATTGGAAAAATTGGGTGTCGAGGTCGTATTCGGTGATTTGACGAAAAAAGAGACATTGCCCCCTGCTGTGAAGGATATTGAGGTGGTGTATCATATCGCTGCGGTCTATCGGGAGCAAAATGTGCCGAATCGACTATTTTTTGATGTCAATGTTGGCGGGACAAAAAACTTGCTGGAAGCCTCCCTTTCCGCTGGTGTGCGCCGATTTGTCCATTGTAGTACAGTTGGTGTTCAAGGCGAAATTAAAAACCCGCCGGCTGATGAAACGGCGCCTTATAATCCAGGTGATGTGTATCAACGTTCCAAAGTCGAGGGCGAGAAATTGGCGCTGCAATTTTTCAAAGATCACAAGGATCAAATCGAAGGGGTGGTTTTTCGGCCCGTTGGAATATATGGCCCTGGCGATATGCGGTTTTTGAAGATCTTCAAATTCGTCAACAACGGCAAATTTATGATGATCGGCAGCGGCAAGGTGCTCTATCATCTCACATTTGTGAAAGACCTGGTCGATGGCATCATTCTGTGTGGCGAGAAACAGGAAGCGGTGGGCGAAATTTTTACACTGGGCGGCAACGAATACCTGACTTTGAATGATTTCGTCAAATTATTGGCGGAGGTCCTTGGTGTAGAGCCCCCTAAGCGGCGTATCCCTGCCTGGCCCGTCTGGACAGCGGGATTGATCTGTGAAATTCTCTGCTATCCCTTCCGCATCCAGCCACCTATCTATCGCCGTCGGGTGGATTTTTTCATCAAAGATCGCGCGTTCGATATTTCCAAGGCGAAACGCCTGTTGGGCTACAACCCCAAAGTTGATCTGCGGACGGGATTGAAATTGACGGCAGATTGGTATCGATCACAGAATTTGTTGTAA